CATTACGGACCGTCTCCACCGAATCGGCCAACCAGTTTTTACTTTGATAAAAGCCTGCCGTTTGTCTAAACTTCTTATCCATTTCTTGCCGCTTAGAGCCTTGCATTCTGGCAATGCGTTGCAATTCGGGCGAAGCATCTGGGCGGATATTCCCCTCGGCATCGACCACCTGGTTAATGGCTTTGAGCAGTTCGGGCTCAAAATGTAGGGGCCTCAAAATATCAAAGAGATGAGGATAGAGCTCTCGGCGCTCTGTTTTGGGATCGAAGAAACGGAAAAGGGCCTCTGTACAGAGCAAAATGCTGGCAATATTCCGAAGGCTATCTACAGAAAGCACATAGCCCTCAATTTTGAGCATCTTTAGGTCGGCCTCTATACTATGATAGACCCGCAGCGGGATGCTATGATTTTGCTCATAGGTTTGTAGAAACTCAAAAGACTCCTGCAAGGAGCGTTCAATTTCCTGAGGGTTTTGGCTCAGGCGCAATTCGGCAAAATGAGCCCGCCCCAATTCTCCAAGGCAGTACTCCTGTAATCGTTCTAGGACCTTATCAAATTCTAATTTCTGATAGAGGTCTTTCGGTGCTAAGTTCATGACAGTAAAATAATGTCTGTTCTAAAACAAGAACTGCCCAATTGGGCAGTTCTTGGGGTCTAATTTTTTAATTCAGCTGCTAACCAAAGAGCAGAAAAGCGGAAATAGTTCAAGCCTATTTCTTCTTTTTTGCTTCCTTCGCTTTGCGCTTGGCTTCTTTGGCGGCGGCCTTTTCGGCTTTGCGTTTGGCCTTGGCTGCTGCTTTTTCGGCTTTGCGTTTTTCTTTGGCGGCTTTCTTCTCGGCCTTTTTGCGGGCTTTCTCGGCTTTTTTGGCCGCTTTGAGTTCGGCTTTGAGCTCGGCAGCTGTTTTGGGTTTTTCTTCTATTTCAACTTCTACCTCTTTTTTAACTTCTTCCACCACTTCTTTTTCTGTTTGGGCAATATCTGTTTCGCTAGGCAGGCTGGCGGCCTCAAACTTACAGTTGGGCGGATAAGCACAGCGCAACTGGGCTTGCTGAGGCAATTTGGCCGCTTCCTCCTTAGACAGCATGCCAAGCAAACGGCTGCTTTGGTTGGGCGTTAGGCAAGCGCCTTGAAATAGACGGACCGCCTGCTCATAGCTGTTCTCTGCATCAAAACAAATAGAAAAGAGGCTATCATAAAGAACGGGCTGCATGGGCAAGCTCGTAAAAGCAGTCACTTTTTCGCGCTTCTCTTTACGGCGGCGCAGCATTTTTTGTCCGCCTCGCTCTACTACAGTTTGGGTCTCAATTTCTTTGAGCTCTACCACTTCTTGTCCCCCCTCATCTTTGTCCTCTAATTGGTAGCGGATGGTCGTAATGGTTTTGGGATATTGCGATTCGTCAATGGTATTTGTATTATTATTGGCTTGATAGCCCCCAAATCGCTTGCTCTCGCCTTTATTGCCCTGAGGGGCTTTGCTGGCTACGGCTGGGCCTACCCCTTCTTTGCTATAGGCAAGGTCTAGATCTGGAGCAGGAGTTTCGGCATTAAGGGCAATTCGACTTTCTGATTTCAAGACCATTCGGTCATTGATTTTGACGATCTTATAGACCGAACAAAAGCCTTTGTCCAAAACTACATTCTGTTTCAAGAGGCCCAACTTTTTATCTGTAAATTCGATGCGTAAAAAGTAGTTGCCTTCTACAAATTTGCGCAAACGAAGATGCGCTGTTGCTTTTTCCGATTGTTGTCGGCCATCAATCCCTACATAAAACTCATAGTTATCGGGGCTCTGAATGAGCAGATCGGCTTGGGCCCAACTTTGGCCCCCCAACAAAAGAAAAAGGAGGAGAAGGTAATGTTGTACGTTCATAAGTTGTTTTTTTTTAGTTCTAAATCATAAGGATAAATGCAGCCTACAAATTTAATGAATAAAACAGAAAAAGAGCAGGCCTATACCGCGGCCCTAGCCGAAATCAAGGCCGTTTTGCAGGATGAAAGCCAGATGGTCCTTAAAATGAGTACGATAAATTGTATTCTCAAGTCGCATCTGCCTTACTATTTTTGGGTGGGCTTTTATTGTATGCATAAGGGCGCGCTGATTGTGGGCCCTTATCAAGGTACTTTAGGCTGCTTGCATATTGGTCTAGATCGTGGCATCTGTGGCCGAGCCGCCCGCCTGGGCCAAACACAACTGATTCAGGATGTACATGCCGATCCCGAACATCTGGCCTGCGATAGCCGAACTAATTCGGAGATTGTTCTGCCCGTTTTTGACCCTCAGGGCCAGCTCATTGCCGTCTTTGATGTAGATAGTACCGAAAAGGCCGCCTTCGATGAGCTAGACCAACAGTTTCTCGAACAATTATTGGCCGAGCAGTTTGCTCAAAGCGCCCTAGAAAAACAGTTTTTGAGTTAGTGTTCTGTTCTGCTGCTGTTTTGGGGCTGCCCCGCCCTGCGGGCGGGTCGGGCCATTGCGCAGCTCGCAGGTCTGCTCGGCCCTGCGCGGGCTGCGCCCGCTAGGTCTGCCGCCTTCGGCGGCCCTGCTACAGCCCCTCAGCCTGCGGGCCTTCGGCCCTGTAGGATGGATATCTAGGGCAAAAAGAGACTGTTTGAAATTTTGTTTCTGCCCTTTTTGCTGCCTACTATATATTCCTCGCCTAAAATTTATAGAAACCCTAGGGCCAAGGCCCTAGGCTAACTAAAAAATTGCCATCCCCTCATTCGAGGGGATTTTCTCTTTCCCTAGGCCCTATCAGCAAACAAGGGCTTTAGCCCATGTCTATGAGATATTGTCTAACATTTTGGAGACTGTTTACGCCTTTTCTGTCCCTAGGCGATTATTGGCCAAATACCAAAATTTTATTCGGATACACAAAA
This genomic interval from Saprospira grandis contains the following:
- a CDS encoding GAF domain-containing protein, translating into MNKTEKEQAYTAALAEIKAVLQDESQMVLKMSTINCILKSHLPYYFWVGFYCMHKGALIVGPYQGTLGCLHIGLDRGICGRAARLGQTQLIQDVHADPEHLACDSRTNSEIVLPVFDPQGQLIAVFDVDSTEKAAFDELDQQFLEQLLAEQFAQSALEKQFLS